One genomic segment of Actinoplanes ianthinogenes includes these proteins:
- a CDS encoding DUF3145 domain-containing protein: MPTCGVVYVHSSPLAVCQHVEWAIARVLTAPVNLQWTVQPVDPSMRRAECSWTGRAGTGAELAAALRQWPMIRFEVTEEPSPGLDGERFMHVPGRGLFHGAMGASGDIQIGEDRLRAIMASARAPEALTHALEKALGTAWDAELEPYRYAGDGAPVTLLTRVG; this comes from the coding sequence GTGCCAACGTGTGGCGTCGTATACGTCCACTCATCCCCGCTCGCCGTGTGCCAGCACGTCGAATGGGCCATAGCGCGCGTCCTGACTGCGCCGGTCAATCTCCAATGGACCGTGCAGCCGGTCGATCCCAGCATGCGCCGTGCTGAGTGCAGCTGGACCGGACGCGCCGGAACTGGCGCCGAGCTGGCTGCTGCCCTCCGGCAGTGGCCCATGATCCGTTTCGAGGTGACCGAGGAACCGAGTCCGGGGCTCGACGGCGAGCGGTTCATGCACGTCCCGGGCCGGGGCCTGTTCCACGGCGCGATGGGCGCCTCGGGCGACATCCAGATCGGCGAGGACCGGCTGCGGGCCATCATGGCCTCCGCCCGGGCTCCCGAGGCGCTGACGCACGCCCTGGAGAAGGCGCTCGGCACCGCCTGGGACGCGGAGCTGGAGCCGTATCGGTATGCCGGCGACGGCGCCCCGGTCACGCTCCTCACCCGGGTCGGGTGA
- a CDS encoding glycoside hydrolase family 3 protein has product MEDVKKLSRVAFVAPLLLLAGACGDDADTPANPPPSAVALSASAPAPISESASAPPADPAVRAAAVVATLSDDDLAGQVLMPYAYGGSATQVDAGSAAGNRSLAGVDTPAQMIAKYRLGGLILVSFTQNDPTGKTNPTSNVENPKQVRALTDGLQAAARQLPAGAPLMIGTDQEYGIVTRVTDGITALPSALAVGAAGQPPLTEAAWHAAGRELAAMGITVDFAPVADTLGAAGSSVIGSRSYGTDAKANAAQVAAAVRGLQAGGVSAALKHFPGHGHTTGDSHDELPVIKQDLAAWKAQDLPPFQAGVQAGAGVVMSGHLNLQAVDKGTAATFSHKIMTDVLRGQLKFTGVAITDAMNMAPAMKWPAGEAAVRALNAGNDMLLMPPDIGAARDGIVAGLRSGALKRERLIEAVTRILTLKFRTAATAQPDLSVLGSAPHQQAVSALDAASITVLRGRCAGPLVDGPVTVTAPSSREVARVNLVHALQAAGVKVQAAGGAEIRLVGYGDKPVDLSPDAAVTVMMDLPGLLAYAKSPTLVATYSSSKLSLTALASVIAGKATAPGKSPIAVAGLPRSACAK; this is encoded by the coding sequence ATGGAAGATGTGAAAAAGCTGTCCCGTGTCGCATTTGTCGCCCCGCTGCTGCTGCTCGCCGGAGCGTGCGGTGACGATGCCGACACGCCGGCGAACCCGCCGCCGAGCGCCGTGGCGCTGAGCGCCTCGGCGCCCGCGCCGATCTCCGAGTCGGCGTCCGCCCCGCCGGCGGACCCGGCGGTCCGGGCCGCGGCGGTGGTGGCCACGCTCAGCGACGACGACCTGGCCGGGCAGGTGCTGATGCCGTACGCCTACGGCGGCTCGGCCACCCAGGTGGACGCCGGTTCGGCGGCCGGGAACCGGAGCCTGGCCGGAGTGGACACTCCGGCCCAGATGATCGCCAAGTACAGGCTGGGCGGTCTGATCCTGGTCTCGTTCACCCAGAACGACCCGACCGGCAAGACCAACCCCACGTCGAACGTGGAGAACCCGAAGCAGGTGCGGGCGCTCACCGACGGCCTCCAGGCGGCCGCCCGCCAACTGCCCGCCGGTGCCCCGCTGATGATCGGCACCGACCAGGAGTACGGCATCGTCACCCGGGTCACCGACGGCATCACCGCGCTCCCGTCGGCACTGGCGGTCGGCGCGGCCGGGCAGCCCCCGCTGACCGAGGCGGCCTGGCACGCGGCCGGCCGGGAGCTGGCCGCGATGGGCATCACCGTCGACTTCGCCCCGGTCGCCGACACCCTGGGCGCCGCGGGCAGCTCGGTGATCGGCTCCCGGTCGTACGGCACGGACGCCAAGGCGAACGCGGCCCAGGTCGCCGCCGCCGTGCGCGGACTCCAGGCGGGCGGGGTCTCGGCCGCGCTCAAGCACTTCCCCGGGCACGGGCACACCACCGGCGACAGCCACGACGAGCTACCGGTGATCAAGCAGGACCTGGCCGCCTGGAAGGCGCAGGACCTGCCGCCGTTCCAGGCCGGGGTGCAGGCCGGCGCGGGCGTGGTGATGTCCGGCCACCTCAACCTCCAGGCGGTGGACAAGGGCACGGCCGCCACCTTCTCCCACAAGATCATGACGGACGTGCTGCGCGGCCAGCTGAAGTTCACCGGGGTGGCGATCACCGACGCGATGAACATGGCCCCGGCGATGAAGTGGCCGGCCGGCGAGGCCGCGGTCCGCGCCCTGAACGCGGGCAACGACATGCTGCTCATGCCGCCGGACATCGGCGCCGCCCGGGACGGCATCGTCGCCGGGCTGAGGAGCGGCGCCCTCAAGCGGGAACGCCTCATTGAGGCGGTCACCCGGATCCTCACCCTGAAGTTCCGCACCGCGGCCACCGCGCAGCCCGACCTCTCCGTGCTCGGCTCGGCGCCCCACCAGCAGGCGGTCTCGGCCCTCGACGCGGCCTCGATCACCGTCCTGCGCGGCAGGTGCGCGGGCCCGCTGGTCGACGGGCCGGTCACGGTGACCGCGCCGTCCTCCCGCGAGGTGGCCCGGGTCAACCTGGTGCACGCGTTGCAGGCGGCCGGCGTCAAGGTGCAGGCCGCGGGCGGCGCGGAGATCCGGCTGGTCGGCTACGGCGACAAGCCGGTCGACCTGTCCCCGGACGCGGCCGTCACGGTGATGATGGACCTGCCGGGGCTGCTGGCATATGCGAAGTCGCCGACGCTGGTGGCCACGTACTCGTCCAGCAAGCTGTCGCTGACCGCGCTCGCCTCGGTGATCGCCGGCAAGGCGACCGCGCCGGGCAAGTCGCCGATCGCGGTGGCCGGTCTGCCCCGCAGCGCCTGCGCCAAGTAG